The following coding sequences are from one Shewanella eurypsychrophilus window:
- a CDS encoding YheV family putative zinc ribbon protein, with protein sequence MAKVRLKKRFVAGAKCPKCKASDSIVLFMEQGIETVECVECDYREQQTEDKVAQKAGGDVIGVFKP encoded by the coding sequence GTGGCTAAAGTTAGATTGAAGAAGCGTTTTGTTGCTGGAGCTAAGTGCCCTAAATGTAAGGCTAGCGATAGCATAGTACTATTTATGGAACAGGGCATAGAAACCGTTGAGTGTGTTGAATGTGATTACCGCGAACAGCAAACAGAAGACAAAGTCGCACAGAAAGCGGGTGGAGATGTGATTGGCGTTTTTAAGCCTTAA
- a CDS encoding ABC transporter ATP-binding protein, which translates to MISISQAQLIRGTKTLLDETSLTIYPGHKVGLVGANGTGKSSLLALILDKISLDKGDISLPSGWQIATVAQETPALDVSALDYVIDGDFEFRELEVKLAQAQQDDNGNEIALLHGKIDAIGGYAIKAKAGALLAGLGFSEADQSNSVKSFSGGWRMRLNLAQALLCRSDLLLLDEPTNHLDLDTMYWLEGWIKAYQGTLILISHDRDFIDGIVDEIIHVEHQKLNYYKGNYTAFERIRAERMAQQQVAFERQQKERAHMQSFVDRFRYKASKAKQAQSRLKALERMAELLPSQADSPFHMAFREPESLPNPLVTMEKVSVGYGDKEILKSVQLNLVPGARIGLLGRNGAGKSTLIKLLSEELAPMKGKYETNPGLNIGYFAQHQLESLRLDDSPLQHLTRLAPSHREQELRNFLGGYGFNGDMVLSPVRPFSGGEKARLVLALLVWQRPNLLLLDEPTNHLDLEMRHALTMALQTFEGAMIIVSHDRHLLRLSCSDYYLVDQGQVVSFNGDLDDYHQWLLDAAKAANKAIASTEVKPAQDKKQQKRLEAELRQKLSPMRKVQLKLEKVQQQANDRLSEIETLLADMSLYDAENKAKLTQVLAERTTLTQELEESEMEWLEVQENIEVIELQVRSEL; encoded by the coding sequence ATGATATCCATCTCTCAAGCTCAACTGATCCGCGGCACTAAAACGCTTTTGGATGAAACCTCGTTAACCATCTACCCTGGCCATAAGGTGGGTTTGGTGGGTGCAAATGGCACTGGTAAGTCTTCTTTGTTAGCCCTCATTCTAGATAAAATCAGTTTAGATAAAGGCGATATCTCACTGCCCAGTGGCTGGCAAATCGCAACCGTTGCTCAGGAAACTCCTGCGCTGGACGTCTCTGCGCTAGATTACGTTATCGATGGTGACTTTGAATTTAGAGAGCTTGAAGTCAAGTTAGCTCAAGCTCAACAAGATGACAATGGTAATGAGATAGCCCTTCTTCATGGAAAAATTGATGCCATAGGCGGATATGCGATTAAGGCAAAAGCTGGTGCGCTGTTAGCCGGCTTAGGATTCAGTGAAGCAGATCAAAGCAATTCGGTTAAAAGCTTTTCGGGTGGTTGGCGCATGCGTCTCAACTTAGCTCAAGCTCTTTTATGTCGCTCTGATCTACTTTTGCTCGATGAACCCACTAACCACCTCGATTTAGATACCATGTATTGGCTTGAAGGTTGGATAAAGGCCTATCAAGGTACGCTGATATTAATCAGCCATGATAGAGATTTTATCGATGGAATTGTCGATGAAATTATCCATGTTGAGCACCAAAAGCTGAATTACTATAAAGGTAACTACACTGCCTTTGAACGCATTCGTGCCGAGCGAATGGCTCAACAGCAAGTCGCCTTTGAGCGTCAACAAAAAGAACGTGCTCATATGCAGTCTTTCGTCGACCGCTTTCGTTACAAAGCCAGTAAAGCTAAACAAGCACAAAGCCGCCTGAAAGCTTTAGAAAGAATGGCTGAGTTATTGCCTTCTCAGGCAGATAGCCCATTTCACATGGCATTTCGTGAACCAGAAAGTTTACCTAACCCCCTCGTCACTATGGAGAAAGTTTCAGTTGGTTATGGCGATAAGGAAATCTTGAAAAGTGTCCAACTGAATTTAGTTCCCGGTGCTCGCATAGGGCTTCTTGGTCGAAATGGCGCAGGTAAGTCAACGCTAATTAAGCTTTTATCAGAAGAGCTTGCGCCAATGAAGGGCAAGTATGAAACAAATCCTGGTCTAAATATCGGTTATTTTGCTCAGCATCAGCTAGAGAGCTTACGTTTAGATGATTCTCCTTTGCAGCATCTAACCCGACTCGCTCCCAGCCATCGCGAACAAGAACTGAGAAACTTTCTTGGTGGCTATGGGTTTAATGGTGATATGGTGCTTTCCCCTGTGCGTCCATTCTCTGGCGGTGAAAAAGCACGCTTAGTATTGGCATTATTAGTATGGCAAAGACCTAACTTACTACTCCTTGATGAACCAACAAACCACCTTGATTTAGAGATGCGCCATGCCTTAACAATGGCACTGCAGACGTTTGAAGGGGCAATGATTATCGTCTCTCACGATCGTCACTTATTAAGACTCAGTTGTAGCGATTACTATTTAGTAGACCAAGGGCAAGTAGTCAGTTTCAATGGCGACCTTGATGATTACCATCAATGGTTACTCGATGCAGCTAAAGCCGCCAATAAAGCTATAGCCAGTACCGAAGTAAAACCGGCTCAAGATAAGAAACAACAAAAACGTCTAGAGGCAGAACTAAGACAAAAGCTATCTCCAATGCGTAAAGTTCAGCTTAAACTTGAAAAAGTGCAACAACAAGCCAACGATCGCCTCAGTGAAATTGAGACTCTGCTGGCCGATATGAGCTTGTATGACGCAGAGAACAAGGCTAAATTAACTCAAGTGCTCGCAGAAAGAACTACGCTCACCCAGGAGTTGGAAGAAAGTGAAATGGAGTGGCTTGAGGTACAGGAAAATATTGAAGTCATTGAACTTCAGGTCCGTTCTGAACTCTAG
- a CDS encoding TIGR02444 family protein yields the protein MTFVNHFDISLWQACDSYYHQHQALYLSLQDDYQINVNLLMLATWLDKQDYLLSQQDWMQLQDETHLWEERVLLPYRKLRKLSKNSLAIEEYQQMLDVELMLERKSQGLILHKLKQLSHFGESSNLATYLGLFNLNRTDYPSLES from the coding sequence ATGACATTTGTAAATCATTTTGATATTTCATTGTGGCAAGCGTGCGATAGCTACTACCACCAGCACCAAGCTTTATACTTATCCCTACAGGATGATTATCAAATCAATGTTAATTTACTCATGCTCGCTACTTGGTTAGACAAACAGGACTATTTGCTAAGCCAGCAAGATTGGATGCAACTTCAGGATGAAACTCATCTATGGGAAGAGCGAGTATTACTTCCATACCGTAAGCTGCGTAAGCTAAGTAAAAACAGTCTAGCTATTGAAGAGTACCAGCAGATGCTGGATGTTGAATTAATGCTAGAACGTAAGTCTCAGGGCTTAATCCTACATAAACTTAAGCAGCTATCACATTTCGGAGAGTCGTCAAACTTGGCCACTTACCTTGGCCTGTTCAATTTAAACAGAACTGACTACCCATCTCTTGAAAGCTAG
- a CDS encoding GMC family oxidoreductase produces the protein MAIQDPFVEGLASGWNHIDASKLSQDQTLEADVVIVGSGAGGGVAAEILTDAGLSVIIVEGGPLKSSESFNMEERQAYPNLYQQAAAMKTKDKAIGIFQGRAVGGSTTVNWTTSIRTPKPTLDFWAKEKSVKGLSREDLDPWFEKMEKRLNITKWDYQPNRNNQVLMQGCEKLGWEHTVIKRNVKGCWNTGYCGMGCPVNAKQSMLVTTIPAALEKGAILVSRAKVTKLEHHNDKITAVKAQALNEQLQPTSVVLAFKAKHYILAAGAIHTPTILMRSKVSDPNKLLGKRTFLHPSLLSGAVFSDPINGHSGAPQSIYSDEFVWKNGADGELGYKLEVPPVHPVLIASKTLGYGQSHAALMEQFNQLQVTIALVRDGYHTQSQGGEVQLTDKGFVLDYPLTEAFWDAAKRAFLSMAELQFAAGAKQVLPITEGAPYFSSWQQAKSGIEQLDLGALKTVVASAHVMGGCPLGEDLKVSMVNSEGSSHYYDNLSVMDGSVFPTSLGANPQLSIYGMTARNATLLAQRLAT, from the coding sequence GTGGCAATTCAAGATCCTTTCGTAGAAGGCTTAGCCTCAGGGTGGAACCATATTGATGCTAGCAAGTTGAGCCAAGATCAGACTCTAGAAGCTGATGTGGTTATCGTGGGTAGCGGAGCTGGTGGAGGTGTTGCTGCCGAGATCCTAACTGATGCGGGCTTATCTGTGATTATTGTTGAAGGGGGGCCGCTCAAATCCTCTGAAAGTTTCAATATGGAAGAGAGACAGGCTTATCCCAACTTGTATCAGCAAGCTGCTGCGATGAAAACCAAAGATAAGGCTATTGGTATTTTTCAAGGTCGAGCCGTCGGTGGTTCAACGACAGTTAACTGGACGACGTCTATCAGGACGCCGAAACCTACTCTAGATTTTTGGGCGAAAGAAAAGTCAGTGAAGGGATTATCCAGAGAAGATCTGGATCCATGGTTTGAGAAGATGGAGAAAAGGCTCAACATTACTAAGTGGGATTATCAGCCAAATAGGAACAACCAAGTGTTAATGCAGGGTTGTGAGAAGTTAGGTTGGGAGCACACAGTCATCAAGAGGAACGTAAAAGGTTGCTGGAACACGGGTTACTGCGGCATGGGGTGCCCTGTTAATGCTAAGCAATCCATGTTAGTTACCACGATCCCTGCAGCGTTAGAAAAAGGCGCCATATTAGTCAGTAGAGCAAAAGTCACTAAACTTGAGCATCACAACGACAAGATAACAGCTGTAAAAGCTCAAGCACTCAATGAGCAACTGCAGCCAACTTCTGTAGTATTGGCGTTCAAGGCTAAGCATTACATTTTAGCAGCCGGTGCCATACACACACCAACCATACTAATGCGATCTAAAGTAAGCGATCCAAATAAACTGTTAGGGAAACGTACTTTCTTACATCCATCATTATTAAGCGGTGCCGTATTTAGCGATCCTATTAATGGACATAGCGGTGCACCTCAATCTATCTATTCAGATGAGTTTGTATGGAAAAATGGTGCTGATGGTGAGTTAGGCTATAAACTCGAAGTGCCACCAGTTCATCCGGTGTTAATCGCTTCGAAAACGTTAGGCTATGGTCAAAGTCATGCGGCTTTAATGGAACAGTTTAATCAGCTTCAGGTGACTATCGCCTTAGTTCGTGATGGCTATCATACACAGAGCCAAGGTGGAGAAGTTCAACTGACCGACAAAGGCTTTGTGTTAGATTACCCACTAACAGAAGCTTTCTGGGATGCGGCTAAGCGGGCTTTCTTAAGTATGGCTGAGCTGCAATTTGCAGCAGGTGCTAAACAAGTGCTACCTATTACTGAAGGTGCACCATATTTCAGTAGCTGGCAACAAGCTAAATCGGGCATCGAACAGCTAGATCTCGGCGCGTTAAAAACCGTGGTTGCATCAGCGCATGTTATGGGGGGCTGCCCTCTTGGTGAAGATCTTAAGGTGTCGATGGTCAATAGTGAAGGCAGTTCTCACTATTATGACAATTTGTCGGTAATGGATGGTTCTGTTTTTCCTACTAGCTTAGGGGCTAACCCTCAACTCTCTATTTATGGCATGACAGCACGAAATGCGACCTTGTTAGCCCAGAGGTTAGCAACTTGA
- a CDS encoding TAT leader-containing periplasmic protein, which translates to MERRTFLTTALVGSAAIALGVNLYSNDHIKVSKALDSEHRLLFSVLLPVFLDDALPEVEHLRIAAQNRTLDAISDTISLLPEEGQAELEQLLDLLENRLGLLILTGSMTPLMMRNPVELIDMLEYWRNHFLEMMVTAYQGLRELVLASYYSCPEHWNRLNYAKPTFLVS; encoded by the coding sequence ATGGAACGACGTACTTTTCTAACAACGGCTTTGGTCGGGTCAGCTGCTATTGCGCTTGGGGTTAACCTATATTCAAACGATCATATTAAGGTGAGTAAAGCATTAGATAGCGAGCATAGATTGCTGTTTAGTGTCCTGTTACCTGTATTTTTGGATGATGCTCTGCCTGAGGTTGAGCACCTGCGTATCGCTGCTCAGAATCGTACCTTAGATGCTATCTCTGACACTATTTCTCTGCTGCCGGAAGAAGGACAAGCCGAGTTGGAACAACTGCTCGACTTGCTGGAAAATAGACTCGGTCTACTTATATTAACAGGGAGTATGACACCATTGATGATGCGTAATCCTGTAGAGCTAATTGATATGCTTGAGTATTGGCGTAATCATTTTTTGGAGATGATGGTTACGGCATATCAGGGACTGCGTGAATTGGTGCTTGCCAGTTATTATTCCTGTCCAGAGCACTGGAATCGTTTGAACTATGCTAAACCGACATTTTTGGTTTCTTAG
- a CDS encoding hydrolase, with protein sequence MIRKFSPPWWARNPHIQTILPVITKVDRPALTRQRLELSDGDFIDLDWLDAPKKTAAILVIIHGLEGSSDSHYVRRLLASCANQSLSAVVHHHRSCSGETNRKARSYHSGDTQDLQQSLSWIKNRYPDSPILAVGYSLGGNVLTKYLGEYSAASLIDRAVIISAPLLLSACAKRLERGFSKVYQSYLIKKLQLKTKEKINNPQLTKEMPISLAQITQIGTFYEFDHRVTAPLHGFSSVDDYYHKASGLRFLKNIVKPTLVIHAADDPFMNEEVIPSAKLCSNKVTYELHARGGHVGFIDGGTPLKPRYYLEQRILHFLTT encoded by the coding sequence ATGATTAGAAAATTTTCTCCCCCTTGGTGGGCTAGAAACCCGCACATTCAAACGATTTTACCCGTCATAACCAAGGTGGACAGACCAGCTTTAACACGGCAACGTTTAGAACTCAGTGATGGCGATTTTATCGATCTGGACTGGCTAGATGCACCTAAAAAGACAGCAGCTATTCTGGTGATCATTCATGGCTTAGAGGGAAGCTCCGACTCTCATTATGTGCGCCGTTTACTTGCAAGTTGTGCCAATCAGTCACTCAGTGCTGTAGTTCATCATCACAGAAGCTGCTCTGGTGAAACCAATCGTAAGGCTCGTAGTTACCACAGCGGAGACACACAAGATCTGCAACAAAGTTTATCCTGGATAAAAAATAGGTACCCAGACTCACCTATTCTCGCTGTAGGGTACAGCTTAGGTGGTAATGTATTAACTAAGTATTTAGGTGAATATTCAGCTGCTAGCTTAATCGACAGAGCGGTAATTATCTCCGCTCCCTTACTGTTGTCAGCCTGTGCTAAGCGTTTAGAGAGAGGCTTTTCAAAAGTCTATCAGAGCTATTTAATCAAGAAGTTGCAACTGAAGACTAAAGAAAAGATTAACAATCCACAACTGACAAAAGAGATGCCGATTTCATTAGCGCAAATAACTCAAATAGGCACCTTCTATGAATTTGATCATCGAGTAACCGCGCCTTTGCATGGGTTCTCTAGCGTCGATGACTATTACCATAAGGCGAGTGGACTGCGCTTCTTGAAAAATATTGTCAAACCCACATTGGTGATCCACGCAGCTGATGATCCGTTTATGAATGAAGAGGTCATCCCGTCGGCTAAGCTGTGTAGCAATAAAGTGACCTACGAATTACATGCTAGAGGTGGCCACGTCGGCTTTATCGATGGCGGAACTCCTTTGAAACCGAGATATTACCTTGAACAGCGTATTCTTCATTTTTTGACGACTTAA
- a CDS encoding YheU family protein: MLVPYESLQQLPSETIENLIKEYLFTQVEDGGFADTDNEALKSATHQCKALLKQGVLVVEFSEDDESIAIKQAQHINY; encoded by the coding sequence ATGCTTGTTCCCTACGAGTCATTACAACAATTACCTAGCGAAACAATAGAAAACTTGATAAAAGAATACCTCTTCACACAAGTTGAAGATGGTGGCTTTGCAGATACTGATAATGAAGCGCTGAAATCTGCAACACACCAATGCAAGGCATTACTCAAACAAGGTGTTTTGGTGGTCGAGTTCAGTGAAGATGATGAGTCAATTGCAATAAAACAAGCACAACATATCAACTATTAA
- a CDS encoding phosphoribulokinase, which translates to MSAKHPIIAVTGSSGAGTTTTTTAFKHIFRQLGINAATVEGDSFHHYTRPEMELKIRQAQTDNKNISYFGPEANDFERLEQCFSDYSATGQGETRAYLHTFDEAVPFNQMPGTFTQWHPLPENTDILYYEGLHGGVKTDTCNVAEHVDLLIGMVPIVNLEWIQKIIRDTSDRGHSREKVMGSIVRSMDDYINHMTPQFSRTHINFQRVPTVDTSNPFSAKNIPSLDESFVVIRFRGIKNVDFPYYLKMIDGSFMSRINTLVVPGGKMSLAMELILTPLIRDLIEKRQQLLSLDNE; encoded by the coding sequence ATGTCAGCAAAACATCCCATTATCGCAGTAACAGGTTCATCTGGAGCTGGTACAACGACAACCACAACGGCTTTTAAGCATATTTTCCGTCAACTCGGGATAAATGCAGCGACCGTTGAAGGCGATAGTTTTCATCATTACACCCGTCCAGAGATGGAGCTCAAGATACGCCAGGCTCAAACAGACAATAAGAACATCAGTTATTTTGGCCCCGAAGCTAACGATTTCGAACGATTAGAGCAGTGTTTTAGTGATTACAGTGCAACTGGCCAAGGTGAAACACGCGCCTATCTACATACTTTTGATGAAGCAGTACCATTTAACCAGATGCCTGGCACATTTACCCAGTGGCACCCCTTACCAGAAAATACAGATATACTGTATTACGAAGGCCTACACGGTGGTGTTAAAACAGATACCTGCAACGTAGCAGAGCATGTCGACCTACTCATCGGCATGGTACCTATTGTTAATCTAGAGTGGATTCAAAAAATAATCCGCGACACGTCGGATAGGGGCCATAGCCGCGAAAAGGTCATGGGCTCGATTGTGCGCAGTATGGATGATTATATTAACCATATGACACCTCAGTTCTCTCGTACCCATATCAATTTTCAACGCGTACCTACAGTCGATACATCGAACCCCTTTAGCGCGAAAAATATCCCCAGCTTAGATGAAAGCTTTGTAGTGATCCGCTTCCGTGGCATTAAAAATGTTGATTTCCCCTATTATCTCAAAATGATAGATGGGTCTTTCATGTCCAGAATAAATACTCTTGTGGTTCCTGGTGGAAAGATGTCATTGGCTATGGAGTTAATATTAACGCCACTTATTCGAGATTTAATAGAGAAGCGACAGCAACTTCTTTCTCTAGATAATGAATAA
- a CDS encoding SEL1-like repeat protein yields MKYHRLCLSAGLIFTLVTSTAVNAFSVPQPQSAIQASKVAHIQLKASQGEKEAQFLLGLMYLSGRFVDQDQYLGAKWISNAAEQGHPKAQQTLADLSFEGSIIERDLAMAEHWYLSLSEQGSKWAQFRLGFIYAAGGEGVERNCGKAVERFNSVGDEVSLGNVAWILATCPEAKYRNGDRALALAQSLVESNHEDPTNLDNLAAAYAETGDYIAAVETQQKAIDALKNSEMISRSDEFELRLQTYQENKPFREIVPLMD; encoded by the coding sequence GTGAAATATCATCGGTTATGCTTAAGTGCTGGACTCATTTTTACATTGGTGACGAGTACCGCTGTGAACGCATTTTCAGTTCCTCAACCTCAATCAGCTATTCAAGCCAGCAAAGTGGCTCATATTCAATTAAAAGCATCTCAAGGTGAGAAAGAAGCTCAATTTTTACTGGGTTTGATGTACCTTTCGGGTCGTTTTGTCGATCAAGATCAGTACCTAGGTGCAAAATGGATTTCAAATGCTGCAGAACAAGGTCACCCCAAGGCTCAGCAGACGTTAGCCGATCTCTCTTTTGAAGGAAGTATAATCGAGCGAGATTTAGCAATGGCCGAACATTGGTATCTATCCTTAAGCGAGCAAGGCAGTAAATGGGCGCAATTTAGACTTGGGTTTATCTATGCTGCCGGAGGCGAAGGTGTAGAACGTAATTGTGGTAAGGCCGTCGAACGTTTCAACTCTGTAGGAGACGAAGTGTCACTGGGCAATGTTGCTTGGATTCTGGCTACATGCCCAGAAGCCAAATACCGTAATGGTGATAGGGCGTTAGCGCTTGCTCAAAGCCTAGTTGAGTCAAACCATGAAGATCCAACAAACTTAGATAATCTTGCCGCCGCCTATGCTGAAACAGGTGATTATATCGCTGCAGTTGAAACTCAGCAAAAGGCGATTGACGCACTAAAAAACAGTGAAATGATCAGTCGTTCAGATGAGTTTGAGCTACGTTTACAAACCTATCAAGAAAATAAACCTTTTCGTGAAATAGTGCCTTTGATGGATTAA
- the crp gene encoding cAMP-activated global transcriptional regulator CRP, whose amino-acid sequence MALIGKPKPDPTLEWFLSHCHIHKYPAKSTLIHAGEESDTLYYIVKGSVAVLIKDEEGKEMILSYLNQGDFIGELGLFEEQSERTAWVRAKQPCEIAEISYKKFKQLIQVNPEILMKLSSQMAYRLHSTSQKVGDLAFLDVAGRIAQTLLHLAKQPDAMTHPDGMQIKITRQEIGQIVGCSRETVGRILKMLEEQSLIQAHGKTIVVYGTR is encoded by the coding sequence ATGGCTCTTATTGGTAAGCCAAAACCAGATCCTACTTTGGAATGGTTTTTATCACACTGTCACATTCATAAGTATCCAGCCAAGAGCACTTTGATCCACGCTGGTGAAGAATCAGACACTCTTTACTACATAGTTAAAGGCTCCGTAGCCGTTTTAATTAAAGATGAAGAAGGTAAAGAGATGATTCTCTCTTACCTCAACCAAGGTGACTTCATCGGTGAACTTGGCTTGTTTGAAGAGCAATCTGAGCGAACTGCGTGGGTAAGAGCCAAGCAGCCATGTGAAATTGCAGAAATTTCATATAAGAAGTTTAAGCAGCTTATTCAGGTTAACCCTGAAATTTTAATGAAGCTTTCTTCTCAAATGGCTTACCGTCTACACAGCACTAGCCAAAAAGTGGGTGATCTCGCTTTCTTGGACGTTGCTGGAAGAATTGCCCAAACGTTACTGCATCTTGCTAAGCAACCAGATGCTATGACTCACCCGGATGGCATGCAGATCAAGATCACTCGTCAAGAGATTGGTCAGATTGTTGGCTGTTCTCGTGAAACCGTTGGTAGAATATTAAAAATGCTTGAAGAGCAAAGCCTTATACAAGCTCACGGTAAAACTATCGTCGTATACGGAACTCGCTAA
- a CDS encoding PepSY domain-containing protein — MTRALFIILLALVTFMPHFAKGSALVELEHNQAKHLVTTGKILSLDVTLSKTKHFCYGKLIDAHLYLDKGNWRYDLQIKVQRGQIIGLSLDASTGQPDPSKPLPSGCRAIEN; from the coding sequence ATGACAAGGGCTCTGTTCATCATCTTATTAGCTCTTGTGACATTTATGCCTCATTTTGCCAAAGGTTCAGCCCTTGTTGAACTTGAACATAATCAGGCAAAGCATCTCGTCACCACTGGAAAAATTTTGTCATTAGATGTCACTCTCTCCAAGACTAAGCACTTCTGTTACGGTAAGCTTATCGATGCACACCTTTATCTAGATAAAGGAAATTGGCGTTATGATTTACAAATCAAGGTCCAGCGTGGCCAAATTATAGGATTAAGTCTAGATGCTAGCACTGGGCAACCCGATCCTTCTAAACCATTACCATCTGGCTGTAGAGCAATTGAAAACTAG
- a CDS encoding response regulator transcription factor: MKLLLVEDNALLVEELEKQLKLAGYVTDVTDKAAEADYLLKETNYDCVILDIGLPDGNGLELLERWRNQGINTPVIMLTARSQWHEKVEGFNAGADDYLGKPFHTQELLARIHALIQRAHGKASSPTKELCFAGITLDENQQSVMVEDKYFELTAMEFRLLKIFLMSPKKLLSKAQLTDKLYQFDDEKESNVVEVYVTHLRKKLGKTAIETRRGQGYIFHGIRE; the protein is encoded by the coding sequence ATGAAACTACTGCTCGTTGAAGATAATGCACTACTTGTAGAAGAACTTGAAAAACAACTGAAACTCGCTGGATATGTCACTGATGTGACAGATAAAGCAGCTGAAGCTGATTATCTCCTGAAGGAAACCAATTATGACTGCGTCATTTTAGATATTGGCCTGCCTGATGGTAATGGTCTAGAGCTACTAGAGCGCTGGCGTAATCAGGGGATCAACACTCCCGTCATTATGCTCACAGCTCGCAGTCAATGGCATGAAAAAGTTGAAGGATTTAATGCAGGAGCTGATGATTATTTAGGCAAACCATTTCATACTCAAGAGCTGCTTGCAAGAATTCATGCGCTTATCCAACGCGCGCACGGAAAAGCGAGCTCTCCAACTAAAGAATTGTGTTTCGCAGGCATCACACTCGATGAAAATCAACAATCAGTAATGGTTGAAGATAAGTATTTCGAGTTAACTGCAATGGAATTTAGGTTGCTCAAAATATTTTTGATGTCGCCAAAAAAACTATTATCTAAAGCGCAGCTCACTGATAAGCTCTATCAATTCGATGATGAAAAAGAGAGTAATGTTGTTGAGGTATATGTCACTCACCTTCGAAAGAAGTTAGGAAAAACTGCTATTGAGACTCGCCGTGGACAAGGTTATATCTTCCACGGAATCAGAGAATGA
- a CDS encoding ATP-binding protein, with translation MISIRTKLSLWLTGLVIVSTAIGIVFFETMLRQAFHDSIIARLQEDLEQVLVATELNDSDLSIDQTQLSGFYKPVFSGRYYQLNLADSEIRSRSLWDQKLDIKMLAKGESRVWQTKGPQNHDIQLLSLGLSSNSLNIDATLTVAQDLSIGRKIFSQIYGTKLGVNLAMLIAMIAGIFLVLRQSFKPVHQIQQVLSKLREGEITSLEVKNIPPELQPLASTYNELLEYTSKQIERSRNNIGNLSHGLKTPLAVMQQQVEALGLKDPEAAIALQNQLDLVHKMIERKLASARITGDMLPAAQMQLPKDLEDLCHTLSKVHFSKQITCNINISKDITRLPLHREDGMELIGNLLDNAHKWAKSVVEVNANIINDSIVLVIQDDGTGVASDELKLLTNRGKRLDEATIGHGLGLSIVKDIAEQYEIALSFSQSNLGGLKISLEF, from the coding sequence ATGATCTCAATCCGCACTAAACTTAGCCTTTGGCTTACAGGTTTAGTCATAGTGTCAACGGCCATCGGCATAGTTTTCTTCGAGACTATGCTTAGGCAGGCTTTTCACGACTCAATTATTGCCAGACTCCAGGAAGATCTTGAGCAAGTGCTCGTGGCAACCGAACTCAATGATAGCGATTTGAGCATAGATCAGACACAACTATCTGGTTTTTATAAGCCTGTTTTTTCAGGACGTTATTACCAACTCAATCTAGCAGATAGCGAAATTCGTTCCCGCTCATTATGGGATCAGAAACTCGATATTAAGATGCTAGCAAAAGGCGAAAGCCGAGTGTGGCAGACTAAAGGGCCACAGAACCACGATATACAACTCTTATCCTTAGGCCTGAGCTCAAACTCTTTAAATATCGATGCCACCCTAACAGTAGCCCAAGACTTAAGTATCGGACGTAAGATCTTCTCCCAAATTTATGGCACTAAGTTAGGGGTTAACCTCGCCATGCTAATCGCCATGATAGCCGGTATTTTCTTAGTCCTCAGACAATCTTTCAAACCTGTCCATCAGATCCAGCAAGTGCTATCTAAACTCAGAGAAGGAGAAATTACTTCTTTAGAAGTAAAAAATATTCCTCCCGAGCTACAACCTCTCGCCTCAACCTACAATGAACTTTTGGAATACACCAGTAAACAGATTGAGCGAAGTCGCAATAATATAGGCAACTTGAGTCATGGGCTAAAGACCCCCTTGGCGGTGATGCAGCAACAAGTCGAAGCATTAGGATTAAAAGACCCAGAAGCCGCCATTGCACTACAAAACCAACTCGACCTAGTGCATAAAATGATCGAACGTAAACTTGCATCAGCAAGGATCACTGGTGATATGCTTCCTGCAGCCCAAATGCAATTACCTAAAGACCTTGAAGATCTATGTCATACCTTAAGCAAGGTGCATTTTAGTAAGCAGATCACATGTAATATCAATATATCTAAAGACATTACACGACTGCCATTGCACAGAGAAGACGGCATGGAGCTGATTGGCAACCTGTTAGATAACGCTCATAAGTGGGCAAAATCTGTTGTAGAGGTCAACGCCAATATCATAAACGACTCTATTGTTCTTGTTATTCAAGATGATGGTACTGGTGTTGCCAGTGATGAGCTCAAATTACTGACTAATCGAGGCAAGCGTTTAGATGAAGCGACGATAGGACATGGATTAGGTTTATCCATTGTTAAAGATATCGCAGAGCAGTACGAGATAGCACTCAGCTTTTCTCAAAGCAATTTAGGCGGTTTAAAAATCAGCTTGGAATTTTAA